A genomic region of Micromonospora sp. NBRC 110009 contains the following coding sequences:
- a CDS encoding sporulation protein — protein sequence MVFKRLMQAMGVGGPSVETVLTNPNCRPGGQLEGRVQVLGGDHAVDVSYVALGLVTRVEVESGDSEYDTTQEFGRRQVTGAFRLEPGQRYEVPFRFDVPWETPLTDLYGQHLHGMTMGLRTELEVARAVDKGDLDAVAVHPLPAQERLLDALLRLGFRFARADVERGHLYGVHQTLPFYQEIEFHPAPQYARAMNQLEVTFVTNPQQVQVVLEVDKRGGLFTEGRDAFGRFTVDHATADRTDWPAQLDAWLRQSLSRRGLFS from the coding sequence GTGGTCTTCAAGCGGCTCATGCAGGCGATGGGGGTGGGCGGTCCGTCGGTGGAGACGGTGCTCACCAACCCGAACTGCCGTCCCGGCGGCCAGCTGGAGGGCCGGGTCCAGGTGCTTGGCGGCGACCACGCGGTGGACGTCTCGTACGTGGCGCTCGGCCTGGTCACCCGGGTCGAGGTGGAGAGCGGCGACTCGGAGTACGACACCACCCAGGAGTTCGGCCGCCGGCAGGTGACCGGGGCGTTCCGGCTGGAGCCGGGGCAGCGGTACGAGGTGCCGTTCCGCTTCGACGTGCCCTGGGAGACCCCGCTGACTGACCTGTACGGCCAGCACCTGCACGGCATGACCATGGGGCTGCGTACCGAACTGGAGGTGGCGCGGGCGGTCGACAAGGGAGACCTGGACGCGGTGGCGGTGCATCCGCTGCCGGCCCAGGAGCGGCTGTTGGACGCGCTGCTGCGGCTCGGGTTCCGGTTCGCCCGGGCCGACGTCGAGCGCGGCCACCTCTACGGCGTGCACCAGACCCTGCCGTTCTACCAGGAGATCGAGTTCCATCCGGCGCCGCAGTACGCCCGCGCGATGAATCAGCTCGAGGTCACCTTCGTGACGAATCCGCAGCAGGTGCAGGTGGTGCTGGAGGTCGACAAGCGAGGCGGCCTCTTCACCGAGGGCCGCGACGCCTTCGGCCGATTCACCGTCGACCACGCCACCGCGGACCGCACCGACTGGCCCGCCCAACTCGACGCCTGGCTCCGCCAGTCCCTCTCTCGCCGCGGCCTCTTCTCCTGA
- the sigB gene encoding RNA polymerase sigma factor SigB — protein sequence MALQMIEHHTRPAAMDEAEHGTDIPTDQDAGLTDLDATDERGVSTDLVRAYLNGIGRTKLLTAAQEVELSKRIEAGLFAEELSTCTPVSAELRADLALIVAEGRAAKDHLLEANLRLVVSIAKRYTGRGMAFLDLIQEGNLGLIRAVEKFDYTKGYKFSTYATWWIRQAITRAMADQARTIRIPVHMVEQVNRMVRARRELSVSLGREPTVGEVATALGIPEFQVIELISYDREPVSLDQAVGEDGESALGDFVAAVDPRDEPGDAAANGELRNEVRIVLATLSQREQAVIRLRFGLDDGRQRTLDEVGREFGLSRERIRQIEKVTLLKLRAPERANRLEAYAC from the coding sequence ATGGCCCTGCAGATGATCGAGCACCACACCCGGCCGGCTGCCATGGACGAGGCCGAGCACGGCACCGATATCCCGACCGACCAGGACGCCGGCCTGACCGACCTGGACGCCACCGACGAGCGCGGCGTCTCCACCGATCTGGTCCGGGCGTACCTGAACGGCATCGGGCGCACCAAGCTCCTCACCGCCGCCCAGGAGGTCGAGCTCAGCAAGCGGATCGAGGCCGGCCTCTTCGCCGAGGAGCTCTCCACCTGCACCCCGGTCTCCGCGGAGCTCCGCGCGGACCTGGCGCTGATCGTGGCCGAGGGCCGGGCCGCCAAGGACCACCTGCTGGAGGCGAACCTGCGGCTGGTGGTGAGCATCGCCAAGCGCTACACCGGCCGCGGCATGGCCTTCCTCGACCTGATCCAGGAAGGCAACCTCGGCCTGATCCGCGCGGTCGAGAAGTTCGACTACACCAAGGGCTACAAGTTCTCCACCTACGCCACCTGGTGGATCCGCCAGGCCATCACCCGCGCCATGGCCGACCAGGCCCGCACCATCCGCATCCCGGTGCACATGGTCGAGCAGGTCAACCGGATGGTCCGGGCGCGCCGGGAGCTGTCGGTCTCGCTGGGCCGCGAGCCCACCGTCGGCGAGGTGGCCACGGCGCTGGGGATCCCCGAGTTCCAGGTGATCGAGCTGATCTCCTACGACCGGGAGCCGGTGAGCCTGGACCAGGCGGTCGGCGAGGACGGCGAGAGCGCGCTCGGCGACTTCGTCGCCGCGGTGGACCCCCGCGACGAGCCGGGCGACGCCGCCGCCAACGGCGAGCTGCGCAACGAGGTACGCATCGTGCTGGCCACCCTCTCCCAGCGCGAGCAGGCGGTGATCCGGCTGCGGTTCGGCCTGGACGACGGCCGGCAGCGCACCCTCGACGAGGTGGGCCGGGAGTTCGGCCTGTCCCGGGAGCGGATCCGGCAGATCGAGAAGGTGACGCTGCTGAAGCTGCGCGCCCCGGAGCGGGCGAACCGCTTGGAGGCCTACGCCTGCTGA
- a CDS encoding acetoin utilization protein AcuC: MADDTVVVWDEALLAYDMGDHPLDPVRVELTMALARELGVLDRPGVRLVKPEPADDDLLTRVHDPRYLDAVRAAPRDPLFAGYGLGTSDNPVFDGIHESSALIAGASVAAAEAVWRGEARRAVNVAGGLHHAMPARAAGFCVYNDPAVAIARLLDLGAERIAYVDVDVHHGDGVQEIFYRDPRVLTVSLHETPLALFPGTGFPDETGGPGAEGSAVNLPLPPGVGDAGWQRAFHAVVPSVLRAFRPQLLVTQCGADGHRLDPLADLHLSVDGQRATYRTLRALADELCDGRWVAFGGGGYALVEVVPRAWTHLLAVATGEPIDPATLTPPGWRELAKLRRPGHEIPLRMTDDADPTYEPWQPNGEPNAVGRAIAATRRAVFPLHGLDPHDPRD; the protein is encoded by the coding sequence ATGGCCGACGACACGGTGGTGGTGTGGGACGAGGCCCTGCTCGCCTACGACATGGGTGACCATCCCCTCGACCCGGTCCGGGTCGAGTTGACCATGGCGCTCGCCCGCGAGCTGGGGGTGCTCGACCGCCCCGGGGTGCGGCTGGTCAAGCCGGAGCCGGCCGACGACGACCTGCTGACCCGGGTGCACGACCCGCGCTACCTGGACGCGGTGCGGGCCGCGCCCCGGGATCCCCTCTTCGCCGGCTACGGACTGGGCACCTCGGACAATCCGGTCTTCGACGGCATCCACGAGTCCAGCGCGCTGATCGCCGGGGCGAGCGTGGCCGCCGCCGAGGCGGTGTGGCGCGGGGAGGCCCGGCGGGCGGTGAACGTCGCCGGCGGGCTGCACCACGCCATGCCGGCCCGGGCCGCCGGCTTCTGCGTCTACAACGACCCGGCGGTGGCCATCGCCCGCCTGCTCGACCTCGGTGCGGAGCGGATCGCGTACGTGGACGTGGACGTGCATCACGGCGACGGCGTGCAGGAGATCTTCTACCGGGATCCCCGGGTGCTCACGGTCAGCCTGCACGAGACCCCGCTCGCCCTCTTCCCCGGCACCGGGTTCCCCGACGAGACCGGCGGGCCGGGCGCCGAGGGGAGCGCGGTCAACCTGCCGCTCCCGCCCGGCGTCGGCGACGCCGGCTGGCAGCGCGCCTTCCACGCCGTCGTGCCGTCGGTGCTGCGGGCATTCCGGCCGCAGCTCCTGGTGACCCAGTGCGGGGCGGACGGGCACCGGCTCGACCCCCTCGCCGACCTGCACCTCTCCGTCGACGGGCAGCGGGCCACCTACCGGACGCTGCGGGCCCTGGCCGACGAGCTCTGCGACGGTCGCTGGGTCGCCTTCGGCGGCGGCGGGTACGCGCTGGTCGAGGTGGTGCCGCGGGCCTGGACGCACCTGCTCGCCGTGGCCACCGGGGAGCCGATCGACCCGGCCACGCTCACCCCGCCCGGCTGGCGGGAGCTGGCGAAGCTGCGGCGGCCGGGCCACGAGATCCCGCTGCGGATGACCGACGACGCCGACCCGACGTACGAGCCGTGGCAGCCCAACGGGGAGCCAAACGCGGTGGGCCGGGCCATCGCCGCCACCCGGCGGGCGGTCTTCCCGCTGCACGGGCTCGACCCGCACGACCCGCGCGACTGA
- a CDS encoding sulfurtransferase, translating to MSGTDDLLVEPDRLAADLDRADAPTLLDVRWRLVGPPGRDDYAAGHLPGAVFVDLDTELCGRPGAAGRHPLPNPAALQAALRTAGVRAGHPVVVYDGGDGMSAARAWWTLRWAGHRAVRVLHGGFPAWLAAGLPVSTAVPAPAPGDVTVSPGALPVLDAGEAARLAAADAGVLLDVRAAPRYQGETEPIDPVAGHVPGAVNLPAPEYVADGRFPAAEALRERFAAAGVAASAPVGAYCGSGVTAAQAVLALHLAGRPDAALYVGSWSNWVADPQRPVATGGTAPR from the coding sequence ATGTCCGGAACCGATGACCTGCTGGTCGAGCCCGATCGGCTCGCCGCCGACCTCGACCGTGCCGATGCGCCCACCCTGCTCGACGTCCGCTGGCGGCTCGTCGGGCCGCCCGGCCGGGACGACTACGCCGCCGGCCACCTGCCCGGTGCCGTCTTCGTCGACCTGGACACCGAGCTCTGCGGCCGGCCCGGTGCCGCCGGCCGGCACCCGCTGCCGAACCCGGCGGCGCTCCAGGCCGCGCTGCGGACCGCCGGGGTCCGCGCCGGGCACCCCGTGGTGGTCTACGACGGTGGCGACGGCATGTCCGCCGCGCGGGCCTGGTGGACGCTGCGCTGGGCCGGCCACCGGGCGGTCCGGGTGCTGCACGGCGGCTTCCCCGCCTGGCTCGCCGCCGGCCTGCCCGTCTCCACCGCCGTGCCGGCGCCCGCGCCGGGCGACGTCACCGTCAGCCCGGGCGCACTGCCGGTGCTCGACGCCGGGGAGGCCGCGCGGCTGGCCGCCGCCGACGCCGGGGTGCTGCTCGACGTGCGGGCCGCGCCGCGCTACCAGGGCGAGACCGAACCGATCGACCCGGTCGCCGGGCACGTGCCGGGCGCGGTCAACCTGCCCGCGCCGGAGTACGTCGCCGACGGCCGCTTCCCCGCCGCCGAGGCGCTGCGGGAGCGGTTCGCTGCCGCCGGGGTGGCCGCGAGCGCGCCCGTCGGGGCGTACTGCGGGTCCGGGGTGACCGCCGCGCAGGCGGTGCTGGCCCTGCACCTCGCCGGCCGCCCGGACGCCGCCCTGTACGTCGGGTCGTGGAGCAACTGGGTGGCCGATCCGCAGCGGCCGGTGGCCACCGGCGGGACAGCCCCGCGCTGA
- a CDS encoding IS5 family transposase, which translates to MAERPAYPSDLSDARWALIEPRLDAWRQARTDAGVGGRKPTYDLREIFNAILYVNRTGIAWRYLPHDFPPWQTVYGYFTAWTGDGIFTQLNYELTGLARAKAGRAAQPSAGVIDTQSVKTSTNAPLASQGIDAGKKIVGRKRGIVTDTLGLLLAVIVTAASVTDNTIGVDLLDQAKAAHPALAKTWVDAGFKNKVIEHGATLGIDVEVVAKDPHIKGFSVVKRRWVVERTLGWIMLHRRLARDYEALPDHSASMIRIAMIDNLTKRVTDETTPTWRDI; encoded by the coding sequence ATGGCCGAACGACCTGCCTACCCCTCCGACCTGTCCGACGCCCGTTGGGCGCTGATCGAACCACGACTGGACGCCTGGCGCCAGGCGCGCACCGATGCTGGCGTCGGGGGACGCAAACCCACCTACGACCTGCGGGAGATCTTCAACGCGATCCTCTACGTCAACCGCACCGGCATCGCGTGGCGCTATCTGCCGCACGACTTCCCGCCCTGGCAGACCGTCTACGGCTACTTCACCGCCTGGACAGGCGATGGCATCTTCACCCAGCTCAACTACGAGCTCACCGGACTGGCCCGCGCCAAGGCCGGACGCGCCGCTCAGCCGTCGGCCGGTGTGATCGACACCCAGAGCGTGAAGACCTCCACCAACGCGCCGCTGGCCAGCCAGGGCATCGACGCCGGCAAGAAGATCGTCGGACGCAAACGCGGCATCGTCACCGACACCCTCGGTCTGCTCCTCGCCGTCATCGTCACCGCGGCCAGCGTCACCGACAACACCATCGGCGTCGACCTCCTCGATCAGGCCAAAGCCGCGCATCCCGCCCTGGCCAAGACCTGGGTCGACGCCGGCTTCAAGAACAAGGTCATCGAACACGGCGCCACCCTCGGCATCGACGTCGAGGTCGTCGCCAAAGACCCGCACATCAAAGGATTCTCGGTGGTCAAACGCCGATGGGTCGTCGAACGCACCCTGGGCTGGATCATGCTGCACCGGCGCCTGGCCCGTGACTACGAAGCCCTACCCGACCACTCCGCCAGCATGATCCGCATCGCGATGATCGACAACCTCACCAAACGGGTCACCGACGAAACCACCCCAACCTGGCGAGACATCTGA
- a CDS encoding metal-dependent transcriptional regulator yields MYLRTILELEEEGVPPLRARIAERLKQSGPTVSQTVARMERDGLLTVEGDRHLALTALGRGSAVAVMRKHRLAELLLVNVIGMPYEEAHEEACRWEHVMSDAVEKRVYDLLNRPTRSPYGNPIPGLEELGEAGQAESESAEGERNLAFPGLSGQVVVRRICESVQTDADVLRQLHAAGVDPGATVTVAQERDGVSIDRSGDRVRLPREVASRVFVAAR; encoded by the coding sequence ATGTACCTGCGCACCATCCTCGAACTGGAGGAGGAGGGGGTGCCGCCGCTGCGCGCCCGCATCGCGGAGCGGCTCAAGCAGAGCGGTCCCACCGTCAGCCAGACCGTCGCCCGGATGGAGCGGGACGGCCTGCTCACCGTCGAGGGCGACCGGCACCTGGCCCTCACCGCCCTCGGGCGCGGCAGCGCCGTCGCGGTGATGCGCAAGCACCGGCTGGCCGAGCTGCTGCTGGTCAACGTGATCGGGATGCCCTACGAGGAGGCCCACGAGGAGGCCTGCCGGTGGGAGCACGTGATGAGCGACGCGGTGGAGAAGCGGGTCTACGACCTGCTCAACCGCCCGACCCGCTCGCCCTACGGCAACCCGATCCCGGGGCTGGAGGAGCTCGGTGAGGCCGGGCAGGCCGAGAGCGAGTCGGCCGAGGGCGAGCGCAACCTCGCCTTCCCGGGCCTCTCCGGCCAGGTCGTGGTGCGGCGGATCTGCGAGAGCGTGCAGACCGACGCGGACGTGCTCCGGCAGCTGCACGCGGCCGGCGTCGACCCGGGCGCCACGGTGACCGTGGCCCAGGAGCGCGACGGCGTCTCGATCGACCGCTCCGGCGACCGGGTCCGGCTGCCCCGCGAGGTGGCCTCCCGGGTGTTCGTCGCCGCCCGCTGA
- the dtd gene encoding D-aminoacyl-tRNA deacylase, with amino-acid sequence MRAVVQTVGRASVTVDGEVVGEIADGLLVLLGVTHADTPQVASTMARKIHELRILDDERSAADTGAPILVVSQFTLYGDARKGRRPSWTAAAPAELAEPLVTAVVEDLRARGAKVETGRFRTHMLVESVNIGPRTLLLDL; translated from the coding sequence ATGCGGGCCGTAGTGCAGACCGTCGGCCGGGCCAGCGTGACCGTCGACGGGGAGGTGGTCGGCGAGATCGCGGACGGCCTCCTGGTGCTGCTCGGCGTGACGCACGCCGACACCCCGCAGGTGGCGTCCACCATGGCGCGCAAGATTCACGAGCTGCGCATCCTGGACGACGAGCGGAGCGCCGCCGACACCGGCGCCCCGATCCTGGTGGTCAGCCAGTTCACCCTCTACGGCGACGCCCGCAAGGGCCGCCGTCCGAGCTGGACCGCCGCCGCCCCCGCCGAGCTGGCCGAACCCCTGGTGACAGCGGTGGTGGAGGACCTCCGCGCCCGGGGCGCGAAGGTCGAGACCGGCCGCTTCCGCACCCACATGCTGGTCGAGAGCGTCAACATCGGCCCCCGCACCCTCCTCCTGGACCTCTGA
- a CDS encoding bifunctional acetate--CoA ligase family protein/GNAT family N-acetyltransferase has translation MTTVEQPVDVLLSDGTTVQLRQIRPDDAAAIVAMHARFSERTRYLRYFSPYPRIPERDLQRFVNVDHRDREAFVVLAGERIVAVGRYERLGPGSPEAEVAFVVEDAYQGRGIGSVLLEHLADTARRYGIVHFVAEVLPANGAMLRVFSDFGYQVQRQFADGVVHLTFPIAPTEATLEVQRGREHRTEARSIARLLAPRGIAVYGASTTGQGVGAALLGHLRDGGFTGAIVPVHPTAATVAGLPAYPSAVDAGIAVDLALVAVAPEAAIDVVADAASAGAHGLVVISAGFAESGPQGAATQRALVRAAHLAGMRVVGPNCLGVANTDGTVRLNATLAPVLPAPGRVGVFSQSGAFGVALLAEASRRGLGLSSFVSAGNRADVSGNDLLQYWQDDPGTDVITLYLETFGNPRKFARLARRIGRSKPIVALASLARPPGLGDGPALDAAAVSALFAQSGVIRVDTVSELLDVGVLLAHQPLPAGRRVAVVGNSSALTGLAATACAGQGLTVADGYPHDVGPRAGAAEYAAALAASAADEQVDAVVALFAPPLPGQLADPAADFSAALPDARTTGKPVVATFLAGRVPAGVPAYPSVEEAVRALARVTTYAGWLRRPPGALPELDRVDRAAGQAALRADGADPAALLGAYGIEVVESVPAHSADEAVAAAERLGWPVALKAAASGLRHRLDLGAVRLDLADPAALRRAYAEMVPAFGADVLVQPMVPAGVACVVELVEDPAFGPVVGFGLGGVATELLGDRAWRAVPLTDRDAAELVDEPRAAPLLRGHRGAAPVDRAALVDLLLRVGRLADEQPRVRSLTLNPVLARPDGISVLHAGVRTGAEAFRPDTGPRRL, from the coding sequence GTGACCACCGTGGAGCAACCGGTGGACGTGCTGCTCAGCGACGGCACGACCGTCCAGCTGCGACAGATCCGTCCCGACGACGCTGCGGCGATCGTGGCGATGCACGCCCGCTTCTCGGAGCGCACCCGCTACCTGCGCTACTTCTCGCCGTACCCGCGCATCCCGGAGCGGGACCTGCAACGGTTCGTCAACGTCGACCACCGCGACCGGGAGGCGTTCGTGGTGCTGGCCGGCGAGCGGATCGTCGCCGTCGGCCGGTACGAGCGGCTCGGCCCCGGGTCGCCGGAGGCCGAGGTGGCCTTCGTGGTGGAGGACGCCTACCAGGGCCGGGGGATCGGGTCGGTGCTGCTGGAGCACCTGGCCGACACGGCCCGCCGGTACGGCATCGTGCACTTCGTCGCCGAGGTCCTGCCGGCCAACGGGGCGATGCTGCGGGTCTTCTCCGACTTCGGCTACCAGGTCCAGCGCCAGTTCGCCGACGGCGTGGTGCACCTGACCTTCCCGATCGCCCCCACCGAGGCGACCCTGGAGGTGCAGCGCGGCCGGGAGCACCGCACCGAGGCGCGCTCGATCGCCCGGCTGCTCGCCCCGCGCGGCATCGCCGTCTACGGCGCCAGCACCACCGGGCAGGGCGTCGGCGCGGCCCTGCTCGGGCACCTGCGCGACGGCGGCTTCACCGGCGCGATCGTCCCGGTGCACCCGACGGCGGCGACCGTGGCGGGGCTGCCCGCGTACCCGTCGGCGGTCGACGCCGGGATCGCCGTCGACCTGGCGTTGGTGGCGGTCGCCCCCGAGGCGGCCATCGACGTGGTCGCCGACGCCGCGTCCGCCGGCGCGCACGGCCTCGTGGTGATCTCGGCCGGTTTCGCCGAGTCCGGCCCGCAGGGGGCGGCCACCCAGCGGGCCCTGGTCCGCGCCGCCCACCTGGCCGGCATGCGGGTGGTCGGCCCGAACTGCCTGGGCGTGGCCAACACCGACGGGACGGTACGCCTCAACGCCACCCTCGCCCCGGTGCTGCCCGCCCCCGGCCGGGTCGGCGTCTTCAGCCAGTCCGGCGCGTTCGGGGTGGCCCTGCTCGCCGAGGCGTCCCGCCGCGGCCTCGGCCTGTCCAGCTTCGTCTCCGCCGGCAACCGGGCCGACGTCTCCGGCAACGACCTGCTCCAGTACTGGCAGGACGACCCCGGCACCGACGTCATCACGCTCTACCTGGAGACCTTCGGCAACCCGCGCAAGTTCGCCCGGCTGGCCCGACGGATCGGTCGGAGCAAGCCGATCGTCGCGCTCGCCTCGCTGGCCCGCCCGCCCGGCCTCGGCGACGGACCGGCGCTGGACGCCGCCGCGGTCAGCGCGCTCTTCGCCCAGTCCGGGGTGATCCGGGTGGACACCGTCTCCGAACTGCTCGACGTCGGCGTGCTCCTGGCCCACCAGCCGTTGCCGGCCGGCCGCCGGGTGGCCGTGGTGGGCAACTCGTCGGCGCTGACCGGGCTGGCTGCCACCGCCTGCGCCGGCCAGGGCCTCACCGTCGCCGACGGCTACCCACACGACGTCGGTCCCCGGGCCGGCGCCGCCGAGTACGCCGCCGCGCTCGCCGCCTCCGCCGCCGACGAGCAGGTGGACGCCGTGGTGGCGCTCTTCGCGCCGCCGCTGCCCGGCCAACTCGCCGACCCGGCGGCCGACTTCAGCGCCGCCCTGCCCGACGCGCGGACCACCGGGAAACCGGTGGTGGCGACGTTCCTCGCCGGCCGGGTGCCCGCCGGGGTGCCGGCGTACCCGAGCGTGGAGGAGGCGGTCCGGGCGCTCGCCCGGGTCACCACGTACGCCGGCTGGCTGCGCCGACCGCCCGGGGCGCTGCCCGAGCTGGACCGGGTGGACCGGGCGGCCGGGCAGGCCGCGCTGCGTGCCGACGGCGCCGATCCGGCGGCGCTGCTCGGGGCGTACGGGATCGAGGTGGTGGAGTCGGTCCCGGCGCACTCCGCCGACGAGGCGGTCGCGGCCGCCGAGCGGCTCGGCTGGCCGGTCGCCCTCAAGGCCGCCGCGTCGGGCCTACGGCACCGCCTCGACCTGGGCGCGGTCCGGCTCGACCTGGCCGACCCGGCGGCGCTGCGCCGCGCGTACGCCGAGATGGTCCCGGCTTTCGGCGCGGACGTCCTGGTGCAGCCGATGGTGCCGGCCGGGGTGGCCTGCGTGGTGGAGCTGGTGGAGGACCCGGCGTTCGGGCCGGTGGTCGGCTTCGGCCTGGGCGGCGTGGCGACCGAGCTGCTCGGCGACCGGGCCTGGCGGGCGGTGCCGCTGACCGACCGGGACGCCGCCGAGTTGGTCGACGAGCCCCGGGCCGCGCCGCTGCTGCGCGGTCACCGGGGCGCCGCGCCGGTGGACCGGGCGGCCCTGGTGGACCTGCTGCTGCGGGTCGGGCGGCTCGCCGACGAGCAGCCCCGGGTGCGCTCGCTCACCCTCAACCCGGTGCTGGCCCGCCCGGACGGCATCTCGGTGCTGCACGCCGGCGTCCGCACCGGCGCCGAGGCGTTCCGCCCGGACACCGGCCCACGCCGGCTGTGA
- a CDS encoding DUF7782 domain-containing protein, with product MDRHDMLLSPAGVAALRTALTGARFTSNGIADRLGPRATGGVARNDFRAALRATEDGDPLATLIRVFICDQTEPSAAVAAALAPLTVEEALAGGLVERHGDGLRAGVDLEPYGDDWWVLADVPASARPGRPLHAEHVLGIGGATQTLIGAAVRRPVETALDLGTGSGVQALHLSTHARRVTATDVSERALRFAATTAALNGQDWELLRGDMVAPVAGRRFDLVVSNPPFVVGPGTTTHVYRDSGRVGDAIGAELAAAAPHLLTEGGTMQYLANWVHVAGEDWAERVTGWFAGTGLDAWVIQREVADPMAYVNLWLTDVGEAADPQRMAAWLDWFDAHKVEAIGFGIVSLRRAGHDQPVIRVEDLRQRVEPPMGDRIAEWFDRQDWLRDRDTDGLLAARYRAADGLQLRQEATMGEEGWAVNRQVLALPRGLRWSEEIDPLVLALVGGADGRLPLRDQLALLAVAHDVAPDELAEAAGPIVAHLVERGIIEPVEG from the coding sequence GTGGACCGTCATGACATGCTGCTCTCCCCCGCGGGCGTCGCGGCGCTGCGCACCGCGCTGACCGGGGCGCGCTTCACCTCCAACGGCATCGCCGACCGGCTCGGCCCGCGGGCCACCGGCGGCGTGGCCCGCAACGACTTCCGGGCCGCGCTGCGCGCCACCGAGGACGGTGACCCGCTCGCCACGCTGATCCGGGTCTTCATCTGCGACCAGACCGAGCCGTCGGCGGCGGTGGCCGCCGCGCTCGCCCCGCTGACCGTCGAGGAGGCGCTCGCCGGCGGCCTCGTCGAACGGCACGGCGACGGTCTGCGCGCGGGCGTCGACCTGGAGCCGTACGGCGACGACTGGTGGGTGCTCGCCGACGTGCCGGCCAGCGCCCGGCCCGGCCGGCCGCTGCACGCCGAGCACGTGCTGGGCATCGGCGGGGCCACCCAGACGCTGATCGGCGCGGCCGTACGCCGCCCGGTGGAGACCGCCCTCGACCTGGGCACCGGCTCCGGGGTCCAGGCCCTGCACCTGTCCACCCACGCCCGTCGGGTGACCGCCACCGACGTCTCCGAACGGGCGCTGCGCTTCGCCGCCACCACCGCCGCGCTCAACGGGCAGGACTGGGAACTGCTGCGCGGGGACATGGTCGCCCCGGTCGCCGGACGCCGCTTCGACCTGGTGGTCAGCAACCCGCCCTTCGTGGTCGGCCCCGGCACCACCACCCACGTCTACCGGGACTCGGGCCGGGTCGGCGACGCGATCGGCGCCGAGCTGGCCGCCGCCGCGCCGCACCTGCTCACCGAGGGCGGGACGATGCAGTACCTGGCCAACTGGGTGCACGTCGCCGGCGAGGACTGGGCCGAGCGGGTGACCGGCTGGTTCGCCGGCACCGGACTGGACGCCTGGGTGATCCAGCGCGAGGTGGCCGACCCGATGGCGTACGTCAACCTGTGGCTCACCGACGTCGGCGAGGCCGCCGACCCCCAGCGGATGGCGGCCTGGCTGGACTGGTTCGACGCGCACAAGGTGGAGGCGATCGGCTTCGGCATCGTCTCGCTGCGCCGCGCCGGCCACGACCAGCCGGTGATCCGGGTCGAGGACCTGCGGCAGCGGGTGGAGCCGCCGATGGGCGACCGGATCGCCGAGTGGTTCGACCGGCAGGACTGGCTGCGCGACCGCGACACCGACGGGCTGCTCGCCGCGCGGTACCGGGCCGCCGACGGGCTCCAGCTGCGCCAGGAGGCGACCATGGGCGAGGAGGGCTGGGCGGTGAACCGGCAGGTCCTCGCCCTGCCGCGCGGGCTGCGCTGGTCGGAGGAGATCGACCCGCTGGTGCTCGCCCTGGTCGGCGGCGCCGACGGCCGGCTGCCGCTGCGGGACCAGCTGGCGCTGCTCGCCGTGGCGCACGACGTCGCCCCCGACGAGCTGGCCGAGGCGGCCGGACCGATCGTGGCGCACCTGGTCGAGCGGGGCATCATCGAGCCGGTGGAGGGCTGA
- a CDS encoding IS5 family transposase, translated as MSSPRRGYPSDLTDAQWALIEGLLPEPSTDGRREKHPRREIVNAILYVVRSGCPWRYLPADLPPWQTVYWYFVRWEDAGVTENLLATLRVKARVQDGRNPEPSAGIIDSQSVKGADTVGQQTRGYDAGKKVNGRKRFIITDTGGLLVTVAVMAASWQDRDGAKTALLGAYLATPIRHVFADQGFAGRLVDWTRDTLKITLEIVRKPAEQRGFAVHPRRWVVERTLAWLTACRRLARDYERHPETSEGIVRWAAIAGMTRRITRGRPARRQAKRTFIWT; from the coding sequence GTGTCGTCGCCTCGTCGTGGTTACCCGTCGGACCTGACCGATGCCCAGTGGGCGTTGATCGAAGGGTTGTTGCCGGAGCCCAGCACGGACGGGCGGCGGGAGAAGCACCCTCGTCGGGAGATCGTCAACGCGATCTTGTACGTGGTCCGCTCGGGGTGTCCGTGGCGGTACCTGCCGGCGGATCTGCCGCCGTGGCAGACGGTGTACTGGTATTTCGTGCGCTGGGAGGACGCCGGTGTGACCGAGAACCTGCTGGCCACGCTGCGGGTCAAGGCGCGGGTGCAGGACGGGCGGAATCCGGAGCCGTCGGCGGGGATCATCGACTCGCAGTCGGTGAAGGGCGCCGACACCGTCGGGCAGCAGACGCGTGGTTACGACGCGGGTAAGAAGGTCAACGGCAGGAAACGGTTCATCATCACCGATACCGGCGGGCTGTTGGTCACCGTGGCGGTGATGGCCGCGTCGTGGCAGGACCGCGACGGCGCGAAGACGGCCCTGCTCGGCGCTTATCTGGCCACCCCGATCCGGCACGTCTTCGCCGACCAGGGCTTCGCGGGCCGTCTCGTCGACTGGACCCGCGACACCTTGAAAATCACGCTGGAGATCGTGCGCAAGCCCGCTGAGCAGCGGGGCTTCGCCGTGCACCCGCGCAGGTGGGTCGTGGAGCGGACCCTGGCATGGCTCACCGCCTGCCGCCGGCTGGCCCGCGACTACGAACGCCACCCTGAAACCTCCGAAGGCATCGTCAGGTGGGCCGCCATCGCCGGCATGACCCGCCGCATCACCCGCGGCCGACCAGCCCGACGGCAGGCAAAGCGCACCTTCATCTGGACCTGA